A window of Gorilla gorilla gorilla isolate KB3781 chromosome 5, NHGRI_mGorGor1-v2.1_pri, whole genome shotgun sequence genomic DNA:
tggagccgtagggagccacacagcaggaggtgagtggtgtcgagtgagggagtgagggaagcttcgtctgtatttacagccactcccctttgctcacattcccgcttgagctccaccttctcagatgagcagcagcattagattctcataggagaacgcaccctgttgtgaaccatgcatgtgagggatctaggttgcgctgtgcttatgagtatctaatacctattgatctgtcactttctcccatcacgctcaggtgggaccatccagtttcaggaaaacaagcttaacacgcccactgattctacattatggtgagttgcataatcattttattatatattggatatataatacgtatatatatttatatatatgtaataatggaaataaagtgcctaataaatgtaaatgtgcttaaatctttttaagcagattcttcaggcccagcatctgcctcactgtggaccccccaagccaagctcccaacctttcagcagcttctacacacccagctcccacctgccagtggcctcttcaggcccatggggctcattcctcacaacagcctttccagtcccagtttttcccttccggcggcctctccgggctgagaacctcctcaagtcggcctctccagactcacttgcaccctccaggcgtcctctccgggccaagctcctcttcctggctgcgtctccaggcccgactcctgcctctcaacaacctctttggactcagtgcctacccatctcctggcgtccttggtcggcccacagcttcctcaagccaagctccccaggcccaggtcaggcctcacggtgccccctccacgatgagctcctgccctccaatggcacctgcaggacccaaatggtctccggtcggtgggctcctccacgccaagcttgggcctcccggtgacctctgcaggcccaagttgtcctgaagtcggcatctcccagccatgcctcccagcaagtaagcaagctcttttggctcaactcctgcccagctcccaaccgcctttgtaggtcccgaactttctccagccaagttctttgggcctcattcctgccgcccggtggcctgtacgggcccagcaatggttggagaacggcctctgcaggtcccgctcttgcctcccaggggcctctccaggcccagctcttgcccccacggcggccacctggggccaagtccctgcctgcctcccagcagcccgcatgcggcccagctcctccctcacggtggcctgttgatgcccatgcctctggtaccctgcccagaggcatgagcccctgccacacactggctcctcccacgctgagagaggtcagcgtgagcccttgcctcacaccggcccctcccatgctgagagaggtcagcgtgagccccttgcctgacactggctcctcccacgctgagagaggtcagcgtgagcccttgcctcacaccggcccctcccatgctgagagaggtcggcgtgagcccttgactcacaccggcccctcccacggtgagagaggtcagcgtcagccccttgcctcacaccggcccctcccacgctgagagaggtcggcgtgagcccttgcctcacaccggcccctcccacgctgagagaggtcggcgtgagccccttgcctcacaccggcccctcccacgctgagagaggtcggcgtgagccccttgcctcacaccggcccctcccacgctgagagaggtcggcgtgagccccttgcctcacaccggcccctcccacgctgagagaggtcggcgtgagcccttgcctcacaccggcccctcccacgctgagagaagtcaacatgagccccttgcctcacaccggcccctcccacgctgagagaggtcggtgtgagcccttgcctcacaccggcccctcccacgctgagagaggtcaacatgagccccttgcctcacaccggcccctcccaggctgagagaggtcagcgtgagcccttgcctcacaccggcccctcccacgctgagagaggtcggcgtgagcccttgcctcacaccggcccctcccacggtgagagaggtcagcgtgagccccttgcctcacaccggcccctcccatcctgagagaggtcagcgtgagccccttgcctcacaccggcccctcccacgctgagagaggtcagcgtcagccccttgtctcacaccggcccctcccacgctgagagaggtcggcgtgagcccttgcctcacaccggcccctcccacgctgagagaggtcggcgtgagcccttgcctcacaccggcccctcccacgctgagagaggtcagcgtcagccccttgcctcacaccggcccctcccacgctgagagaggttggcgtgagccccttgcctcacaccggcccctcccacgctgagagaggtcggcgtgagcccttgcctcacaccggcccctcccacgctgagagaggtcaacatgagtcccttgcctcacaccggcccctcccacgctgagagaggtcggcgtgagcccttgcctcacaccggcccctcccacgctgagagaggtcaacatgagccccttgcctcacaccggcccctcccacgctgagagaggtcaacatgagccccttgcctcacactggcccctcccacgctgagagaggtcaacatgagccccttgcctcacaccggcccctcccacgctgagagaggtcagcgtgagccccttgcctcaccccggcccctcccatgctgagagaggtcagcgtgagcccttgcctcacaccggcccctcccacgctgagagaggtcagcgtgagcccctgcctcaacaggccaccgtgagggaggagcaggtttgcacgcgggctgctgtgaggcaggcagcgacttgggcctgggaggtcgtggtggggtgagagctgggcttggagactcccctgggaggcaaccgcggggcctacagactctgttctccagccggagctgggactgttcaggtactgggaggtgggatgtgggtctgaagagcttggttgcagaaacttcggggtctacaaacgcaggcgggagctgagccaaaaaagcttgtttgctgggaggcgggagatgcagccaggagaaacagctgtgcctgcagaggccgccatgcgggaggcggaggccgggcctcctcaaatcggcctctccagacccacttgcagcctcccggcatcctctccgggcccagctcttcctcccggctgcgtctccaggcctgactctggcctcccaacaacgtctttggactcagctcctgcccagctcccagcaggcccaagttgtcgtcaagtcggcctggaattgggcctggaagagcagcaagtcggcctccccgggcccagctccgtcctctcggcggcctctccaggtgcaaaacttcctcgagtcagcctctccaggcccagctcctcctgcctcccagtggcctctttcagcccagaccagctcatggctcttggcggccttcccaggccccgcttttgacttttggtggcctcttcaggcccagaacttgacctccagtgggcctttgcaggcccggcctcctgcctctcgaaggcctgcacgggcccggactcacagcggactcacagcagactctccatgcccagctagctctcgcctcattgcggcctcccgagtccaaagctcctgcctctcggccgcttcggcaggcccagctcccgcctgccagtggcctctttaggcccagctcattcctcacaacagccttcccaggccccgtttttcccttctggcagcctcttggcctctaatttgtttatcttttgtgtataaatcccaaaatattgaattttggaatatttccaccattatgtaaatattttggtaggtgatttatttggggtgagtttctgcaccaagctcgaattttttattttattttccttattatttggtgttaaacaggtttaatgacggtcatggcaactgtttggcacaatgaaaaatatcgcggccgggcgcggtggctcacgcctgtaatcccagcactttgggaggccgaggcgggcggatcacgaggtcaggagatcgagaccatcctggctaacacagtgaaaccccgtctctactaaaaaatacaaaaaattagccgggcgtggtggcgggcgcctgtagtcccagctacgcgggaggctgaggcaggagaatggcgtgaacccaggaggcggagcttgcagtgagccgagatcgcgccactgcactccagcctgggcgacagagcgagactccgtctcaaaaaaaaaaaaaaaaaaaaaaaaaaaaaaaaaaaaaaaagaaaaatatcgcccattatcaacgtgttctgttctggggaagggtgcaaaggcagggtgaatcactttcttaaaaagtatagctcaagttgggagtgcagagggaatggggagaaaaccctcccgctgcctgtgtcgaagtgcaggagcccccacccccatactcacctgagtccagcccctctggggaaagaaggggtgcatgaactccccctagtccacaggcacctccctgtggcccaaggccctcttcacactccatcttgtagccccaacaggagctattttccgaaaataGCTTTTGGAAGGGTTGCAccagagcctgagcagggtgaggtggggtcaggcagggtgggagtcagggcaggggcagcagcagtggaCCCGCTATGCACACATCTTCTTCTCCAAGGTTTGTGTGCAGAACCTCCTGCCCATGCTGCCCCAGCAGCTTCAGTTGGCACCTGCCCCAGTCCAGCCTCTGGGACCCATGCAGCAGCTCCCAGCGGCCCTGCACCCACCACCAGCATCCGTTTCACCTGCAGTTGAAGATCCGTGAGGTGCCCAGAATATCATGTAGTCATCAGTCCCACAGAGCAGCCCGCGAGGCTGAGGGTCCTCCCACTGGACCGCCCCCCATCTGGCACCAGtgctgcccctgcccctactCTCAGCCTCACGTGACTCTCgggcagaggcagtggtggggcagccagggcagcgtcaagagtctgagccaggtgaggtgcagtcaggacccccacagggctgggagtcagggcaggggcagaacaAACCTTGGAGGGGAAGATGTGTGCATAGTGGGCCTGGAGGGCGGCTGTGGCCTAGTGGACGGGAAGAAGCAGtgggcctggaagagctgcaTGATCAGGGCTGGCACTGGTCCAGGGTGCGTGCAGTGAAGAGGACAGCGCCTTCTCGGTCTCCGGTTCCCTGAGCCTGTCCTCGGGAGCCTGCCCCTACCTGAGAGGCCCTCCTGCCCGGCAACCACCTGTGGAAGCCCAGTCCATTCTTCAAAGCTGTAATCACTAGAGTGCCGTGGGTTGCAAGTGACAGATAACCAACtcagagtggcttaaacaatgaggACAGCTGAGGTCTTGCTGCACCAGGGTGCACCAATGCAGTAGCCCCTCAGCACTGTTAGGGTGATGGTTCTCTCCATCTTTGCTTGTGGCTGTGCGCTTTTCCTTGTAGAGCAAAATCAAGTCCCGTTTCCTATTCCTAAGGGTGTCTGGGTGAGGAAGGTTCAGGTGCAAACCAAGGTCAGAATGACGCTGTCAGTCTCCATCAGCCAAGCAGGACCCTCAGGTCCTAGGTGGCTGCTGCAGGTCCAGGCATCACATGTAACAATAAGGTCCTTGGCTGGGTAAGGAATTGGTAAGGACCGATTCCTTTTCTCGTGTCTCAGTTTAAGAGCGAGGAAACCTCTCCCAGAAGTCCCCAGGAGACCTGTCCTTTTGTCTCGTTGGCCAGAATTGGATCATGTGCCCGTGTTAAACCTGCCCTGTGTGGTTCACCCAGGACCGGGTCAGGACTGATGCCTGTGCAGGTCTGGAGCAAGGACAAGGCGTTGAGTCCaccacaaaggttctccatgttaGGGGGCATATTCCAGCCCCCATGGGCTGTGGTGCCCCTTCCTTTGAGCCCAGAACCTCTTTGGCCCCAGTCATGTTCTACCTGGACCTGTGATATTTGTAATGCACTCGATGTTACGGCACCAACTATGTGGCAGGCTCTGTGTTAGGCACAGAGATACAAGAATGCTGAGAGGCAACCTCTGACCTGAGGGTGTTCATCAAAACCAAGACAAACAGGCGACCCCACAGCGAGGGACAGGGAGGCAAGAACCCAGATGGAAAGCTCTGGCTGGCGGAGGTCACTCACAGAGAGGGCTCAGCCCTAagactgggaggagggaggaggtgggctgacggaaaagaggaaagggaggtgCTCTTGGCAGAGGGACAGCTGTGTACGCAGGTCCTGAAGTGTCAGAAACTCAGCCCAGTGTAGGCAAAACAATAGAGCCAAGTGGCTCAAAGAAGGGGAAGAGACCTATGAGGAGGCCAAAGCGGTCATATCACACAAGGTCTTGAATGCCACACCAAGGAGGCTgaactgagtccaggagttgatgGAGAACCTTTCAACAATTTAAAGCAGATGAATGAAGatgtttataaaaatcttaacaCTTGTCTCTAAGCTCCTGGGAAGCAGGGATGATGGCTCGTTTCTCTCTGTCCCCCCTGCAGTGCCGGCCTGGCTGAATGGCTGTTTCCCCAACTATAAAATGCTTTCAACACAAGCTTGATGATTTTCTATGGTCCTTGccacagttgttttgttttgttttttaaactatttgagagcctgacatttttcttaaaaaaaaaaaaaaaaaaatcagggcagATTTCCTATTCCCAAGGGTGTCAGGAAAGTCCAGGCACAAACCAAGGTTATGATGATGCTGTCAGGTCTCCATCAGCCAAGCAGGGGGTGTTCGGCCTTAGAGGAGCCAACAGGCACTTGAGCTTGATTTTCTCTGAATTAGCCCCATTAAAGCTCTGTAATTATCGACAAGTGGGTGACAACTCTCAAAGGCCCATTAGTGACCAACCCTCATGATTTTTCCAAAGATGCAAACTTCCATGGGGTCATGTGATTGGAGCACCCCAAgggcagggcactgtggctcacagagaagcaccttctcctgcccttaggGCCCTCCTCACGCCCAGCACAAGCCCAAGGTGCTTTTCCAACTCTGAGGGCTCTTCAGGGCAGCGGCTGAGCCCCCACTCTCCTTCCCCTAGAGCAactctgcttttctctctttttgtttcttagttgCATCCTCCTAAGATTTCAGCTAAACAAAGTGGCcaaaaaaaagctttttggaCCAGGGCAGAGTGGcccgtgtgtgcctgtaatcccagcactttgggaggtgaaggcgggaggattgcttgagcccgggagttcaagaccagcctgagcaacgtagtgagacctaccccccgcccccccccacacacacaccactgtctctttttttgtaaatatattttttaaattagccgggcatggtggtgggcgcctgtagtcccagctacttgggaggctgaggtgagaggatcgtttgagcctgggaggctgaactgtgatcgcaccactgtactccagcctgggtaacagaacaagaccctgtctcaaaaaaaaaaaacttcttgggAGCCAGTAGGCTTTAAGGGAGAAACTATCAGGATGGAAGTGAAGAGGCCTAGATTCTGTGCCTGGGTCTGCTGGGCCACGCTGAGCAGCTcacctcccctctctgagcctcatttctctAAAGGGAAATGAAGAGTTTGGGCCATGTGCTCCGTAAGAGAGCTTCACCAGCCTCTCAAAATTGTGACTGAGCTTCTATTTATGAACTATCATTTCTTACAGACCTTCCAGTGGAGTTCAAAGAAATTCATCAGTCCCTTCCTGGTGACACACTGGGTGTGCTGTTCCTTCCCAGGAGGTGGTGACAGGTGTCAGTTTTCCCCCCAGGCAGTTGGAGAAGATCCCTGCCCTCCTTGGACAGGGGTTTCTGTAGAGCCAGTGCAGGGGCTCCTCCCCTGCAGGAGCTGGGTGTCCCAGGGGGAGCAGGCAGCCGCTCTGTCTTCTGGCTGTCCTTCTCTGGGGTTGGGAAACAGGCAGAAatgagaatgtgcatttttacACTTGGGTGTCACACCAGATCCCAGCTCCTGGGAGCACCTGGAGGGCAAGTTGGTTTGAATGGACCAGCCATGTATGTCTGCATCTGCTGTTTGTGGGTCTCACAGGTGTGGCCAAGGCATGGTCCCTGTGCTCAGGGGGCTAATTCGCTGGGGGAACAAACCCCAGGTAGGCCTGACCTGAACAGCAGATCCATGTACTCTCATGTAAAGCCAACAGCTTCAGAGAATAACAGATTGGTGCATCTTGGGCTGTGGCTGTGTTCATTGCTGCAGGAGCAGTGGGATATACCTCCCTTCCTGCAGCCTCACCTGCCTGGTGTGGAGATGGCAGCTAGCATGCAGGCAGCTGAAGGCCAGCTATAGCCATTGCTGCTGCACACATACCCTGCTCAGGAGAACGTGCCTCAGGCTTCACTCAAgacctagtatttatttatttttttgagacaggatctcgctctgtcgcccaggttggatacagtggcacagtcacactcactgtagcctcaacttcctgggctcaagcggtcctcccacctcagcctcccgagtagctgggaccacaggcatgcaccaccattcctggctatttttgtattttttgtagaaatgggtgtttccatgttggccaggccagtcttgaaatcctgggctcaagtgatccacccgcctcagcctcccaaagtgctgggattataggcatgagccaccacacccggccatttttgtagtttttgttgccatgttggccaggctggtctcaaactcctgagctcaagtgatccatccacttcggcctcccaaactgctgggatgacaggcatgagcaccaCACCAGCCACTCAAGGCCTGTTGTCTCTTAGTTTGCACACAGTTCCAACAAGTATCATCACCTGGTCTCATGGGAGAAACAATTATTGAATAGGTGAGAGCTGTCTGCGCCAACACAGACAAGTAATCTAATAGGAGTTTCAGGCTGATGTCAAAGGAAGAggcagaaacatgaagaaaaccaaaaagagGGCCACCCGGGACCCTCTGGTGCAGGGGTTGCTTCGTGTCCCCTTTTGCCTCTGGACCATGACCGTGACATACGGAAGAGTCATCGTGGCCATAGCAATGACTCAGGTTATTCAGAAAAGTTTAAGTGACTATTTGTATGTTCTGTTCCCAAAGGCAGGGAGGGAAATGAGCCAATTGAGGACAGTTTCATTCCAGAATGGGTCTTAGAGAAGCCAGTACTGTTAGCTAGAAAATCCACCATAGGGATCTGCTCCTTCTATAATGATCTACTGAGCACCTCCTACACCCCAGGCACACTGTGCTGTGAGGTGGATACTAccgttgtctccattttacagatgagcaaactgaggcataaagacGTTAGATAAGCTGGCCACACAGCAGGGAAGTGCACGCTGGGATTTGAACCGAGGAGACTGATGTCAGAGGGCAGGTCTTGCACCCCACACTGCTGCAAAGACAGAGACATGTGCCTGATCCGTGTTAGAAGGGGATGATCTAGACAAATGCCACTCCCATCACCAGCTCAGAATAAAGGACACTCCACACTCGTGGCCTTTCATTAGCCAATTTCCCTGCAGACCCAAGAAACTTTGTTATGCCTGGGCCCAGCACTCGCCCAGAGATCTGCAAACTTGTTCTATAAAGAAGGGCTGggttgtaaatattttcagctgtgCAGGCCATAGGGTCTGCTTCTGAAGTAGGAAAGCAGCCGCAGACGAGATGTACATGGTGGGCCTGGTCAGGTGTGGCCGTAATTGGATCTAGATCCATGTTGGGAGCCTAGCTCAGAGCCTGAAGAGCACAGTCTTTCAAGTTTGGCCTTCCCTTATCCCAGGATCACACCAGCCACTAAGCCTGCACCTGCTGGTTGGCCTGTGGTTGGAATCgtcacctcccccagcccctctttGCCATTGGCCAACTCCTACTCATCCCTCATGGCTCAGGTGaagcatcacctcctccaggaagccttccctggtggTCCCAATTCACATGGGCTCCGCATGGCTCCCGGCTCACCAGACTCTACTGCGgcaaattatttccatttgttcCTCCCCTTAGGCTGTGCTTTCCTTGGGGTAGGGACTCTGCCTCACAGATGTCCATCCCCTAGAGTCTGGCATGTTGTAAACACTTCGTAAATAATGAAGGAATGTGACACCAGTTGaccagccctgcagcctgggagcaGGCTCTGGGCTTCTGAAGCCATCTGTGAATGTGCATCTTGCTGTCTGCGGACTGCCCCCAAGCTCTGCCCCCCACCATCACCTCGGCCTTCATGCTGGGAGCCGCTTCTGCATGGAAAGCCACAGCTGCTATGAGTGATTGCCCCCGGGGAGGGAGGCAGCTGCACCCAATTATGGCTGCACCCTCCCCCTGGCTTTTGGGAGTTACCATTGCCATTGAGAGACTTGGGGGCAGCAGTATGAGGACTCAGCTGGCTCCTCACAGCCTGCTCAGGGTTCCCAATGGGCCAGAGAGACAGAGGAGCTGCCGTCCTGTGTGTTGGCTGGGGGACTGTTGAGCAAATCAGCTGATCTTCCTGGCCAGGGCCTGTCCCTCTCAAAGCCTCATCTCCTCCGCCTTGTGTGATCCTTGtgacatttcacaggtgagggaaactgaggcacggggcCCAGACTGGCAGTTGCACCAGGAGGGCAGGAACTCCTTTGGCTGGGTGCCCAGCTCAGGTGGGCCACGCACTGGGCCAGACAGGGAACTGGAGTGACCCACCtgacttctctgggtctcagctccTCCTCTGGAAAGTGGGGAGATTATTGTGACTTCCCAGGGTTGGGTGGGACTGGGAGGATGGGTGAGGGGCTGGCATAGAGCAGGTGCTTGGTTGGTGGCAGCCACCATGGAACGGTGGCACCTGCCCAGGCCAGGCTCATCTGGTCTCACAGGGGCAGGCGAAGCCTCTCCAAGATGGGGCCAGGGTGGGACCTGTGCCCTCCTCTGTCCGCAGCCGCCCTGGGCACGCTGGACTTCAGCCTGCTGTATGACCAGGAGAACAACGCCCTCCACTGCACCATCACCAAGGCCAAGGTAGGCCCCGCCAGCCTGCCCCCAAATTCCCTGGCCCGGGGTCCTCGAGAGGGCCTAGGTCAGGGAGGCCAGACCACACCACTCCCCAGGTTCCTGTCCAGGCTTTTGGATGTCTGcgctgtgtggggtgtggggccaGGAAGGAATTCTTTAAACCTTCTTGAATACCCATCCCCAAGAAAGGCCTTGGACAGTCAGGCATTGCGGGGAGCAAAGAAACAGATGAGAATGGGAAGATGAAGGCCTGGACCGAGGACCCTCGAgcctggggaggggctgctgaTAGGCAAAGAGAGGGGCAGGGTGATGTCTGTCCTGCAGGCCAAGGGAGGGCGGGTTGGGTGCTGGTGCCTCCAGGCCTCCCAGACGCCCTGAGGAGTGGGGACCCCACTTTGCACCCTGGAAGCCGAGCCACTGTAGGAGGCCGATGCCACTCCAGGCAGGGTGTCCAGGGCCTGAGCCCAGAGGCCCTCTGAGCCTCACTACGTGGGCtggggttgtgggtgcctgtggacccctctgcagcctggcccggtccctggtgctgccctctgcagcctggcccggccgctggtgctcccctctgcagcctggcccggcccctggtgctgccctctgcagcctggcccggcccctggtgctgccctctgcagcctggcccggcccctggtgctcccctctgcagcctggcccggcccctggtgctgccctctgcagcctggcccggcccctggtgctgccctctgcagcctggcccggcccctggtgctgccctctgcagcctggcccggcccctggtgctgccctctgcagcctggcccggcccctggtgctcccctctgcagcctggcccggcccctggtgctcccctctgcagcctggcccggcccctggtgctgccctctgcagcctggcccggcccctggtgctgccctctgcagcctggcccggcccctggtgctgccctctgcagcctggcccggcccctggttctgccctctgcagcctggcttgGCCCCTGGTGCTCCCCTCTGGCTCTGCCGCTCAAGCATGTGTCAGCTCCATGTTCTCAACTGTCCTgttcccttcccctcaccccatcaCTCCCTGTGGGAGGAAGGTGCCAAAATTGATGTTCTCTCGCAAGGTAAGGGCCTGCATGGCCAGTAGAGTCTCCGTAGTAGTGCCATGGAAGGGCCTGAGTCAGCCCAGCTCAGATCCAGCGGCTTCCCACAGAgctgcctgggcccagccccacccagcctcccaacctgcaggccccctgcccctcctcccagcctggcAGCGAGGGCTGTCCTTGGCACCATGGCCACCCAGCAGGACAGGCTACTGCGTGCCACCCCAGGCTgtcccccagcccagcctgggccacatgtggactGCCATGGGTAGGTGTGAGTGCCA
This region includes:
- the LOC129534554 gene encoding uncharacterized protein, which encodes MAYLGPYPTSRQSPQMSLLPHNSLHRHSSIVPMASLDPAPASQPSLQALNFLRGTIQFQENKLNTPTDSTLCRFFRPSICLTVDPPSQAPNLSAASTHPAPTCQWPLQAHGAHSSQQPFQSQFFPSGGLSGLRTSSSRPLQTHLHPPGVLSGPSSSSWLRLQARLLPLNNLFGLSAYPSPGVLGRPTASSSQAPQAQVRPHGAPSTMSSCPPMAPAGPKWSPVGGLLHAKLGPPGDLCRPKLS